Proteins co-encoded in one Sulfurimonas sp. HSL1-2 genomic window:
- the panB gene encoding 3-methyl-2-oxobutanoate hydroxymethyltransferase, translated as MAKKLSVGAIRNAKGGTPLMMITAYDALFARLFDPIADILLVGDSLNMSFAGKPDTLSATLEQMIYHTQAVCSGAPGTFVICDMPFGTYTTAEKALENAIAVYQQSGADAVKIEGGRDKAGIIAHLTANGIAVCGHIGLLPQAVRGEGGYKVKGKDEANALSLIEDAKAVEAAGAFCMVVEGVKAEVATRIAEAVSVPVIGIGAGSGVDGQVLVFSDMLGLYEPFVPKFVKQYMQGADAVKAAVTQYKEEVAARTFPAEEHTY; from the coding sequence ATGGCCAAAAAGCTGAGCGTCGGTGCCATCCGGAATGCCAAAGGCGGTACCCCGCTGATGATGATCACCGCGTATGACGCCCTCTTCGCACGCCTCTTCGACCCCATCGCCGACATTCTGCTGGTGGGGGATTCGCTCAACATGAGTTTCGCCGGGAAACCGGATACACTGAGCGCCACGCTCGAACAGATGATTTACCACACCCAAGCCGTCTGCAGCGGGGCGCCGGGCACCTTCGTCATCTGCGATATGCCGTTTGGCACCTATACGACGGCCGAAAAGGCCCTGGAGAACGCCATCGCCGTCTACCAGCAGAGCGGTGCCGACGCGGTCAAGATTGAAGGGGGCCGGGACAAAGCCGGTATCATCGCCCACCTCACGGCCAACGGCATCGCCGTCTGCGGCCACATCGGCCTGCTGCCGCAGGCGGTCCGCGGCGAGGGGGGCTACAAGGTCAAGGGCAAAGACGAGGCAAATGCCCTCTCCCTGATCGAGGACGCCAAAGCCGTCGAAGCGGCCGGGGCGTTCTGTATGGTCGTCGAAGGGGTCAAAGCCGAGGTCGCGACGCGGATCGCGGAAGCCGTATCGGTCCCGGTCATCGGTATCGGTGCGGGCAGCGGCGTCGACGGGCAGGTGCTCGTCTTCTCCGATATGCTCGGCCTCTATGAGCCCTTCGTACCGAAATTCGTCAAGCAGTACATGCAGGGTGCCGATGCGGTCAAAGCGGCGGTCACGCAGTACAAGGAAGAGGTCGCGGCGCGCACCTTCCCGGCAGAGGAGCATACGTATTGA
- the lptD gene encoding LPS assembly protein LptD has protein sequence MIAPPAPSLSMLRLFLLLTLVLTALRAENQIEFFATRLDSNQSVVHASGDVLVLYKSYYLSANEAYFDRNSSTLELFGNIVAMQGSDYFAMGDYAKLDVATKSREFSPFFMLDRHTNVWMSSSRSGAEDKDFTVEKGMVSGCDPNDPFWVLYFSSADFDSESRWMNVYNAYLKIYGIPVFYFPYFGYSLDNRRRSGLLVPSFGVSSTEGFFVEQPVYIAIDPSWDVELRPQIRTERGEGLYGKFRFVDSNVSKGSLNAGYFQEKSSYVDTYDLANSNHYGFDFFYTNTAVLQRWLGLDLHGQSGLYADIKWMNDIDYINLSSNDTVNYATSNQVLSRVNLFYNEENAYYGMNLRYYLDLNKKSNADTPQNLPILRYHRYIDTFLDEHVYYTFNLRGNNIFRETGMRAVEGEVDLPVTLQTSALEDYLLLSYSARLNGKYITFGNEPTSVSAITTGGMYETGLFGRIYHVFDAGTQVTKAFDGFSHTAGLDLAYTKAGVDDAAGYYETQQSLCTGSDAALYPECDFYAVNEIEEALDLKFSQFFVNDEGEQVLYHRISQRFSFDRYQDQLSELENELDWQLTPELSLYSDVFYNYDYHRVSKTLNGIRYSDDAFNVGVTDLYEDQPDANGTSRVNYLTFDAVYRYNDHYRYFGRYAYDLETNTKKLSEIGFDYTKRCWKFGMRYVENNRPILTNAQTDSVLEKYVYFTVELRPIGGTEVNYKLSDVLDGS, from the coding sequence ATGATCGCACCGCCCGCACCGTCGTTGTCGATGCTTAGGCTCTTTCTCCTTCTTACGCTTGTGTTGACCGCGCTGCGGGCGGAAAACCAGATTGAATTTTTTGCAACCCGGCTCGATTCGAACCAGAGCGTCGTCCATGCCAGCGGGGATGTGCTTGTCCTCTACAAAAGCTACTACCTCAGTGCCAACGAGGCCTACTTCGACCGCAACAGCAGCACGCTGGAACTCTTCGGCAATATCGTTGCGATGCAGGGGTCGGACTATTTCGCGATGGGGGACTACGCCAAGCTCGATGTCGCCACGAAGAGCCGGGAGTTCTCCCCGTTTTTTATGCTCGACCGCCATACGAATGTCTGGATGAGCTCCTCGCGTTCGGGCGCGGAAGACAAGGACTTCACGGTAGAGAAGGGGATGGTGTCGGGGTGCGACCCCAACGACCCGTTCTGGGTGCTTTACTTCTCCAGCGCCGATTTCGACAGCGAATCGCGCTGGATGAACGTCTATAACGCCTACCTGAAGATCTACGGCATCCCCGTCTTCTACTTTCCCTATTTCGGCTACTCGCTGGACAACCGTCGGCGCAGCGGTCTGTTGGTCCCGTCTTTCGGGGTCTCCAGTACGGAAGGTTTCTTCGTCGAACAGCCCGTCTACATCGCCATCGACCCCTCCTGGGACGTGGAACTGCGGCCGCAGATCCGCACGGAGCGGGGCGAGGGGCTTTACGGGAAGTTCCGTTTTGTCGATTCGAACGTCTCCAAGGGGTCGTTAAACGCGGGCTACTTCCAGGAGAAATCCTCCTATGTCGATACCTACGACCTGGCCAACTCGAACCATTACGGTTTCGACTTTTTCTATACCAACACGGCGGTGCTGCAGCGCTGGCTCGGCCTGGACCTTCACGGACAGTCGGGGCTCTATGCCGATATCAAGTGGATGAACGATATCGACTATATCAACCTCTCATCCAACGATACCGTCAACTACGCGACGTCAAACCAGGTGCTTTCCCGGGTTAACCTCTTCTACAACGAGGAGAATGCCTACTACGGTATGAACCTGCGCTACTACCTCGACCTGAACAAAAAGAGCAACGCCGACACGCCGCAGAACCTGCCGATCCTGCGCTACCACCGCTATATCGACACCTTCCTGGACGAACACGTTTACTACACCTTCAATCTCCGCGGGAACAATATTTTCCGCGAAACGGGGATGCGTGCGGTCGAGGGGGAAGTGGACCTTCCGGTCACGCTGCAGACCTCCGCGCTGGAGGATTACCTGCTGCTCTCCTACAGTGCCCGTCTCAACGGGAAATACATCACCTTCGGGAACGAACCGACGAGCGTATCGGCGATCACGACGGGCGGGATGTACGAAACGGGGCTCTTCGGCCGGATCTACCACGTCTTCGATGCGGGCACGCAGGTGACGAAGGCGTTCGACGGATTCAGCCACACCGCGGGGCTGGACCTTGCCTATACCAAGGCCGGCGTCGATGACGCGGCGGGCTATTATGAGACCCAGCAGTCGCTCTGCACCGGGAGTGATGCAGCGCTCTACCCCGAGTGCGATTTCTACGCCGTCAACGAGATCGAAGAGGCGCTGGACCTCAAATTCAGCCAGTTCTTCGTCAATGACGAGGGGGAGCAGGTTCTCTACCACCGCATCTCGCAGCGCTTCTCCTTTGACCGTTACCAGGATCAGCTCAGTGAGCTGGAGAACGAGCTGGACTGGCAGCTGACGCCGGAACTCTCGCTCTACTCCGATGTTTTTTACAACTATGATTACCACCGCGTCTCCAAGACGCTCAACGGCATCCGCTACAGCGATGATGCGTTCAACGTCGGTGTGACGGACCTCTATGAAGACCAGCCCGATGCTAACGGCACCAGCCGGGTCAATTACCTGACGTTTGATGCCGTCTACCGCTATAATGACCACTACCGCTATTTCGGGCGCTATGCTTATGATCTGGAGACGAATACGAAGAAGCTCTCCGAGATCGGCTTTGACTATACGAAGCGCTGCTGGAAGTTCGGGATGCGCTACGTCGAGAACAACCGGCCGATCCTGACCAATGCCCAGACCGATTCGGTGCTCGAGAAGTATGTCTATTTTACCGTTGAGCTCCGTCCGATCGGCGGCACGGAGGTGAACTATAAACTCAGCGATGTACTGGATGGTTCATGA
- the trpA gene encoding tryptophan synthase subunit alpha, translating to MEKQLVGYITTGYPDKDFTIDLALSLGENGVDSLELGIPFSDPVADGPVIEAANYVALENGFRFKDVLDVSRAVAPRVDTLWMGYFNPFYQFGMENVLREANDLGVTGLIVPDLPHEEAVLYADAFAKHRISNIAFVAPTDTDERIKTVVGSAQKFIYLVAYAGITGAGKSEDLGGVVASIRRHTQTPVYVGFGVNEQTAKAKAEGVDGVIVGSAFINVLLREDLSFSEKINHCCAIAKTIKTRINE from the coding sequence GTGGAAAAACAACTGGTGGGCTACATTACGACGGGCTATCCCGATAAAGATTTTACGATCGACCTTGCACTCTCCCTGGGAGAGAACGGTGTCGATTCGCTCGAACTGGGTATCCCCTTTTCTGATCCCGTCGCCGACGGACCGGTGATCGAGGCGGCGAACTACGTCGCGCTGGAGAACGGTTTCCGTTTCAAAGACGTCCTGGACGTTTCCCGGGCCGTGGCACCCCGTGTCGATACCCTCTGGATGGGCTATTTCAACCCCTTCTACCAGTTCGGGATGGAGAACGTCCTGCGCGAGGCGAACGATCTGGGCGTCACCGGCCTGATCGTCCCGGACCTGCCGCATGAAGAGGCTGTCCTCTATGCCGACGCCTTCGCCAAACACCGCATCAGCAACATCGCCTTCGTCGCGCCGACGGATACGGACGAACGGATCAAAACGGTCGTCGGTTCGGCACAGAAGTTCATCTACCTTGTCGCCTACGCCGGGATTACTGGGGCGGGCAAGAGCGAAGATCTCGGCGGGGTCGTCGCTTCGATCCGCCGCCACACGCAGACCCCCGTCTACGTCGGTTTCGGTGTCAACGAGCAGACGGCAAAGGCGAAGGCGGAGGGCGTCGACGGCGTCATCGTCGGTTCTGCGTTTATCAACGTGCTGCTGCGCGAGGACCTCTCTTTTTCCGAAAAGATCAACCACTGCTGTGCGATCGCGAAAACGATCAAAACCCGCATCAACGAATAG
- a CDS encoding polyribonucleotide nucleotidyltransferase, whose translation MDYDVLVAVENRTEEYALTSVARQANGSAWLKAGNTVVLATVVIDETEFVEEGFLPLTVQYIEKSYAAGKIPGGFIKRESKPSDFETLTSRIIDRSLRPLFPKGFANPVQITVMVLSADEDADLQVLGLNAASAALYVSDIDIDIPVSAVRVAKVDGEVIFNPTLPQLKNSTLDLFLAGTQSDLLMIEMRVQGSVETELLDTMMVDPLVDPALAAETIARYRSNAMGEDDFIVLLSEAQQLLATANVSYAKAFAPFKKETFKLTCIAAEPDEHLMAYVREQHSGDIAAAIAQMARTERSTALRNLRKKILDAEPEYDEHALKKAIEAVKRETVRAQILQTQSRADGRKLDEVRPISILTNVLPSVHSSCLFTRGQTQALVTLTIGGNKDAQMYEDLTDSAAQYESFMVHYNFPGFSVGEASPVQPPRRRELGHGNLAKRALEPVLEAPGQTVRLVSEILESNGSSSMATVCGGYMALKAADLETTDPIAGVAMGLVSEGDLHMVLTDITGLEDHDGDMDFKVAGSKEGITALQMDIKLGGISLELLKTALYQAKAGRAHIIDIMADAEHKIELSDELPGSDFFSIDPERVADVIGQAGKTIREIIEKFEVAIDIDKKAGNVKVTGKNREGVKGAREHIEQIVSVPKLEKPEYHVGDIVKGRVKKIVDFGAFIELPGGVDGLLHISKISDSHVRNVSDVLSEGDDIDVEILEFKGSKISLGRAPAL comes from the coding sequence ATGGATTATGATGTACTGGTAGCCGTCGAGAACAGGACGGAAGAGTATGCGCTTACAAGCGTGGCCCGTCAGGCAAACGGAAGCGCATGGCTCAAGGCCGGCAACACGGTCGTCCTGGCCACTGTCGTCATCGACGAGACCGAATTCGTCGAAGAGGGCTTCCTGCCGCTGACGGTACAGTACATCGAGAAGTCGTATGCCGCGGGGAAGATTCCGGGCGGATTCATCAAACGCGAGAGCAAACCGAGCGATTTCGAAACGCTGACCTCGCGTATTATCGACCGCTCCCTGCGTCCACTCTTTCCCAAAGGGTTCGCCAACCCCGTCCAGATTACCGTGATGGTCCTCAGCGCGGATGAAGATGCCGACCTCCAGGTGCTCGGTCTCAACGCCGCCTCGGCGGCCCTGTATGTCTCCGACATCGATATCGACATCCCGGTCAGCGCCGTGCGTGTTGCGAAGGTTGACGGAGAAGTCATCTTCAACCCGACCCTGCCGCAGCTCAAAAACAGCACCCTTGACCTCTTTCTCGCGGGAACGCAATCGGACCTGCTGATGATCGAGATGCGTGTCCAGGGTTCGGTAGAGACGGAACTGCTCGATACGATGATGGTCGACCCCCTTGTCGATCCGGCTCTCGCCGCCGAGACGATTGCCCGCTACCGCAGCAACGCGATGGGTGAAGATGATTTCATCGTCCTGCTCTCCGAAGCGCAGCAGCTGCTGGCGACGGCGAACGTCTCCTACGCGAAAGCCTTTGCCCCGTTCAAAAAAGAGACCTTCAAACTGACCTGCATCGCCGCGGAGCCCGACGAGCATCTGATGGCGTATGTCAGGGAGCAGCACAGCGGCGACATCGCCGCGGCGATCGCTCAAATGGCGCGCACGGAGCGTTCAACGGCCCTGCGCAACCTGCGCAAAAAGATCCTCGATGCCGAGCCGGAGTATGACGAGCACGCCCTCAAAAAAGCGATCGAAGCGGTCAAACGTGAGACGGTCCGCGCGCAGATCCTGCAGACGCAGAGCCGTGCCGACGGCCGGAAGCTCGACGAGGTGCGTCCGATCAGCATTCTGACCAACGTCCTGCCCTCCGTCCACTCCTCCTGTCTCTTTACACGGGGCCAGACCCAGGCCCTCGTGACACTGACCATCGGCGGCAACAAAGACGCCCAGATGTACGAGGACCTCACCGACAGCGCTGCGCAGTATGAAAGTTTCATGGTGCATTACAACTTCCCGGGCTTCAGCGTCGGGGAAGCTTCTCCGGTCCAGCCGCCGCGCCGCCGCGAGCTGGGACACGGCAACCTCGCCAAACGCGCCCTCGAACCGGTACTGGAAGCCCCGGGGCAGACGGTGCGCCTCGTTTCCGAGATCCTGGAATCCAACGGTTCCTCCTCCATGGCGACTGTCTGCGGCGGCTATATGGCGCTCAAAGCGGCGGACCTGGAGACGACCGACCCGATCGCGGGCGTGGCGATGGGGCTGGTCAGCGAAGGTGACCTGCACATGGTCCTGACCGACATTACCGGCCTTGAAGACCATGACGGCGATATGGACTTCAAGGTCGCGGGTTCCAAAGAGGGGATCACGGCGCTGCAGATGGACATCAAGCTCGGCGGCATCTCCCTGGAGCTGCTCAAAACCGCGCTCTACCAGGCAAAGGCGGGGCGGGCCCATATCATCGACATCATGGCCGACGCGGAGCACAAGATCGAACTGAGCGACGAGCTGCCAGGCAGCGACTTCTTTAGCATTGATCCCGAACGTGTCGCCGACGTCATCGGCCAGGCGGGCAAGACGATCCGCGAGATCATCGAGAAGTTCGAGGTCGCGATCGACATCGACAAGAAAGCCGGCAACGTAAAGGTCACCGGAAAGAACCGCGAAGGGGTCAAGGGGGCGCGCGAGCATATTGAGCAGATCGTCTCCGTGCCGAAACTGGAAAAGCCCGAATACCATGTCGGCGATATCGTCAAGGGGCGTGTCAAGAAGATCGTCGATTTCGGTGCCTTCATCGAACTGCCCGGCGGTGTCGACGGCCTGCTGCACATCTCCAAGATCTCCGATTCGCATGTCCGCAACGTCTCCGATGTCCTGAGCGAAGGGGACGACATCGACGTCGAGATCCTCGAGTTCAAGGGCAGCAAGATCAGCCTCGGCCGGGCACCGGCCCTCTAA
- the purD gene encoding phosphoribosylamine--glycine ligase encodes MNVMVIGSGGREFAIGRVLAQDEAVEKLYFAPGNGATPMLGENVAIKDYDALADFAIANSIELTIVGPEAPLTEGVVDIFKAKGLTIFGPSKAAAQLEGSKVYMKNFLAKYGIPTARYIETGHIETAFKFIETLPTPVVVKADGLCAGKGVIIAATHDEAKKAASEMLSGKAFGDAGKKVVIEEFLDGYELSMFAICDGEDFILLQAAQDHKRLLDGDQGPNTGGMGAYAPTPLVNDEIYEKVKERIVRPTLDGMQAEGAPFEGVLFIGLMIVNGEPITLEFNVRFGDPECEILMPLLSSPASELFYKAATKQLDTLDVKFKNEYAVGVVMASRDYPYSSSEPAEIVVDEIVHTELAEHSHIAYAGVSEEDGKLFATGGRVLVCVGTGASIREARDRAYLLCGQVHFAGKKLRTDIAYQAL; translated from the coding sequence ATGAATGTAATGGTAATCGGCAGCGGCGGACGCGAATTTGCGATCGGGCGTGTCCTGGCGCAGGACGAAGCGGTTGAGAAACTCTATTTCGCACCGGGCAACGGGGCGACGCCGATGCTGGGCGAGAACGTCGCGATCAAGGATTACGACGCGCTGGCGGATTTTGCGATTGCGAACAGTATCGAGCTGACCATCGTCGGGCCGGAAGCGCCGCTCACCGAAGGCGTCGTCGACATCTTCAAGGCGAAGGGGCTGACGATCTTCGGCCCCTCCAAGGCGGCGGCGCAGCTCGAGGGCTCCAAGGTCTATATGAAGAACTTCCTTGCCAAGTACGGCATCCCGACGGCACGCTACATCGAAACGGGCCATATCGAGACGGCTTTCAAGTTCATCGAGACCCTGCCGACGCCGGTCGTCGTCAAAGCCGACGGCCTCTGCGCGGGCAAGGGCGTCATCATCGCAGCGACCCACGACGAGGCGAAAAAAGCGGCCTCGGAGATGCTCAGCGGAAAGGCCTTCGGCGACGCGGGGAAGAAGGTCGTTATCGAGGAGTTCCTCGACGGCTACGAACTCTCCATGTTTGCCATCTGTGACGGGGAGGACTTCATCCTCCTGCAGGCGGCGCAGGACCACAAGCGTCTCCTTGACGGCGACCAGGGGCCGAACACGGGCGGGATGGGTGCCTACGCGCCGACTCCGCTCGTCAACGACGAAATCTACGAGAAGGTCAAGGAACGCATCGTCCGCCCGACGCTCGACGGGATGCAAGCGGAGGGGGCGCCCTTCGAGGGGGTCCTCTTCATCGGCCTGATGATCGTGAACGGCGAACCGATCACCCTGGAGTTCAACGTCCGTTTCGGCGACCCGGAGTGCGAGATCCTGATGCCGCTGCTGAGCTCCCCGGCAAGCGAACTCTTCTACAAAGCCGCGACGAAGCAGCTCGATACCCTGGATGTGAAGTTCAAGAACGAATACGCCGTCGGCGTCGTCATGGCGAGCCGCGACTACCCCTACAGCAGCAGCGAGCCGGCGGAGATCGTCGTCGACGAGATCGTGCATACGGAGCTGGCAGAGCATTCGCACATCGCCTATGCCGGTGTCAGCGAAGAGGACGGCAAGCTCTTTGCGACAGGCGGGCGCGTCCTCGTCTGTGTCGGGACGGGGGCAAGCATCCGCGAGGCCCGCGACCGCGCCTACCTGCTCTGCGGCCAGGTCCACTTCGCCGGCAAAAAACTGCGCACCGATATCGCATACCAGGCCCTCTGA
- a CDS encoding phosphoribosyltransferase — protein MMILFEDRKAAASALKELLPLAQMQRESWILIAVSEGGVALCQELNGRMKLKIDWLMGESIMAPHNPECELGRVSEMEEIVINDDLVKAFGVQYDYVYGEARRKHEEKILSKIYHYRKGRPLTSLRGKNVLLVDQGSESGLKLICAIKTVLSRSPDALFACAPVLPKEVYASIEPLCDALFCPHVLEDYIETSCYYSQLEDVSDEMIIKILGD, from the coding sequence ATGATGATACTGTTTGAAGATAGAAAGGCGGCCGCTTCGGCGCTCAAGGAGCTGTTGCCGCTGGCACAGATGCAGCGCGAGTCGTGGATACTCATTGCCGTATCCGAAGGCGGCGTCGCGCTCTGCCAGGAGCTCAACGGCCGGATGAAACTGAAGATTGACTGGCTGATGGGCGAATCAATCATGGCGCCCCACAACCCAGAGTGCGAACTGGGGCGGGTGAGCGAGATGGAGGAGATCGTCATCAACGACGACCTCGTCAAAGCGTTCGGCGTGCAGTACGACTACGTCTACGGCGAGGCGCGCCGCAAGCATGAGGAGAAGATCCTCTCGAAGATCTACCACTACCGCAAAGGGCGCCCCCTCACGAGTCTTCGGGGCAAAAACGTCCTGCTGGTCGACCAGGGATCGGAGAGCGGGCTGAAACTGATCTGTGCGATCAAAACGGTGCTTTCGCGTTCGCCCGACGCCCTCTTTGCCTGCGCGCCGGTACTGCCCAAAGAGGTCTATGCTTCCATCGAACCGCTCTGCGACGCGCTCTTCTGCCCGCACGTGCTGGAGGATTATATAGAAACATCATGTTATTATTCACAATTAGAAGATGTTTCGGATGAAATGATTATCAAGATACTAGGGGACTAA
- a CDS encoding RDD family protein, whose product MNETIETLLHRYELHLASIPKRAVAFLIDELLLSLLFTIMLWGPISKAEDMETFLFVTNAYALEYLGMKVFYQTLFVALYGATLGKMAMRIRVVAVEDGGVPGWLPAFNRAVFRILSEIIFYLGFIWAMFDPNNQAWHDRTARTVVVDA is encoded by the coding sequence GTGAACGAGACGATCGAAACGCTGCTGCACCGGTACGAACTGCACCTGGCTTCCATCCCGAAGCGTGCCGTGGCGTTTCTGATCGACGAGCTCCTGCTGAGCCTGCTGTTCACGATCATGCTCTGGGGTCCGATCTCCAAGGCGGAAGATATGGAGACGTTCCTGTTTGTCACCAACGCCTACGCCCTGGAGTACCTGGGGATGAAGGTCTTCTACCAGACGCTCTTCGTCGCCCTTTACGGGGCGACGCTGGGGAAGATGGCGATGCGCATCCGTGTCGTGGCCGTGGAGGACGGCGGGGTCCCGGGCTGGCTGCCGGCATTCAACCGCGCCGTCTTCCGCATCCTGAGTGAAATCATCTTCTACCTCGGCTTTATCTGGGCGATGTTCGACCCCAACAACCAGGCGTGGCATGATCGCACCGCCCGCACCGTCGTTGTCGATGCTTAG